One Procambarus clarkii isolate CNS0578487 chromosome 15, FALCON_Pclarkii_2.0, whole genome shotgun sequence DNA segment encodes these proteins:
- the LOC138364861 gene encoding Kruppel-like factor 18 has translation MNIDITKRASLTTLPMNERNTSTSLNTLPMNERNTSTSLNTLPMNERNTSTSLNTLPMNERNTSTSLTTLPMNERNTSTSLNTLPVNERNTSTSLNTLPMNERNTSTSLNTLPMNERNTSTSLNTLPMNERNTSTSLTTLPMNERNTSTSLNTLPMNDRNTSTSLNTLPMNERNTSTSLNTLPMNERNTSTSLTTLPMNERNTSTSLNTLPVNERNTCTSLTTLPVNERSTSTSLTTLPMNERNTCTSLNTLPMNETNTCTGEADEGVVAYGRWLLFTSTQTRSYDNLRLK, from the coding sequence ATGAATATCGATATTACCAAACGTGCCTCGCTCACCACGTTACCTATGAACGAGAGAAACACAAGTACCTCGCTCAACACGTTACCAATGAACGAGAGAAACACTAGTACCTCGCTCAACACGTTACCTATGAACGAGAGAAACACAAGTACCTCGCTCAACACGTTACCAATGAACGAGAGAAACACTAGTACCTCGCTCACCACGTTACCAATGAACGAGAGAAACACAAGTACCTCGCTCAACACGTTACCAGTGAACGAGAGAAACACAAGTACCTCGCTCAACACGTTACCAATGAACGAGAGAAACACTAGTACCTCGCTCAACACGTTACCTATGAACGAGAGAAACACAAGTACCTCGCTCAACACGTTACCAATGAACGAGAGAAACACTAGTACCTCGCTCACCACGTTACCAATGAACGAGAGAAACACAAGTACCTCGCTCAACACGTTACCAATGAACGATAGAAACACAAGTACCTCGCTCAACACGTTACCAATGAATGAGAGAAACACAAGTACCTCGCTCAACACGTTACCAATGAACGAGAGAAACACTAGTACCTCGCTCACCACGTTACCTATGAACGAGAGAAACACAAGTACCTCGCTCAACACGTTACCAGTGAACGAGAGAAACACATGTACCTCGCTCACCACGTTACCAGTGAACGAGAGAAGCACAAGTACCTCGCTCACCACGTTACCTATGAACGAGAGAAACACATGTACCTCGCTCAACACGTTACCAATGAACGAGACTAACACATGTACTGGAGAAGCTGATGAGGGAGTGGTGGCTTATGGTAGGTGGCTTCTGTTTACATCCACCCAAACCCGCTCATATGATAACCTACGTCTGAAGTAA